One window of the Rhodothermales bacterium genome contains the following:
- a CDS encoding DUF1569 domain-containing protein, producing the protein MPTLVQRNLFEPAIYREFLARVEKITPETQPQWGKMNAAQMMAHCAEIQEVMNGKELKNTPFFVKLLKGVIRKAVTNLTPYPRNSRTHPQYIVADARDFAREKARFLAALDAMISAGPEKASQIPHSFFGPMTAEEKGWGMYKHHDHHLTQFGV; encoded by the coding sequence ATGCCCACCCTCGTCCAACGCAACCTCTTCGAGCCGGCCATTTACCGGGAATTCCTCGCCCGAGTCGAAAAAATCACTCCGGAGACGCAGCCCCAATGGGGCAAGATGAACGCTGCCCAGATGATGGCGCACTGCGCCGAGATCCAGGAGGTGATGAACGGGAAGGAGCTCAAAAACACCCCCTTTTTTGTGAAGCTCCTGAAAGGGGTGATCCGAAAGGCCGTCACCAACCTCACCCCTTACCCCCGGAATTCTCGCACCCATCCCCAGTACATTGTCGCCGACGCGCGGGACTTTGCCCGCGAAAAAGCCCGCTTCCTCGCGGCGCTGGATGCGATGATCTCCGCCGGCCCCGAAAAAGCCAGTCAGATCCCCCACTCGTTCTTCGGTCCCATGACCGCCGAGGAAAAAGGATGGGGGATGTATAAACACCACGACCACCACCTCACGCAATTCGGGGTGTGA
- a CDS encoding T9SS type A sorting domain-containing protein, with translation MRLSIIIIGLALLSHSAQVFAQGQMEARLETDKAVYEYGEPIEIRYMITNNTDSLVTLLASSSCQGILRFDDFLSTENATWTTDDLLIYFPPGGSNRTWTWIIDPKTIGLPKQDGTQKIIAQWGFRGRFADSLTVEAPQYLGGILHVEFATNAPEDSLDAMRNQLQATVLESRTSPFDQITVEKWEIEGITLEEATIRFESASFLHTVFPYRALSFHSVVAITPHTPNTIALQSTHPYPNPFTYRTTFDLTPNTAGPIRAVLYDLLGRERGVLFEGYLPAGAAQSVTIEAGDLPAGVYVYRVEAAGGVVAGKVVLRR, from the coding sequence GGTTTTTGCCCAGGGACAGATGGAGGCGCGACTTGAAACCGACAAAGCGGTGTACGAATACGGCGAGCCGATTGAGATCCGATACATGATCACTAACAACACGGATTCCCTCGTCACACTCCTCGCGTCATCGAGTTGCCAGGGGATTTTGAGGTTCGATGATTTCCTATCCACCGAAAACGCGACATGGACAACAGACGACCTGCTGATATACTTCCCTCCCGGTGGTTCGAATCGAACATGGACCTGGATTATCGATCCGAAGACAATCGGACTTCCCAAACAAGACGGTACGCAGAAAATAATCGCTCAATGGGGTTTTAGGGGGCGATTTGCCGATTCACTTACTGTTGAAGCTCCTCAATATCTTGGTGGCATTCTCCACGTCGAGTTTGCTACGAACGCCCCGGAAGACAGCCTGGATGCCATGCGGAATCAGCTTCAGGCGACCGTGCTGGAGAGCAGAACTTCACCATTCGACCAGATAACCGTAGAGAAGTGGGAGATAGAAGGAATCACGCTTGAAGAGGCAACCATACGGTTCGAATCGGCATCGTTTCTACACACCGTGTTTCCGTATCGAGCCCTCAGTTTTCATTCGGTTGTAGCCATAACACCGCATACTCCAAACACTATCGCTTTACAATCGACGCATCCCTACCCCAACCCCTTCACCTATCGGACCACCTTCGACCTCACGCCGAACACCGCCGGCCCCATCCGGGCCGTGTTGTACGACCTCCTCGGGCGCGAGCGGGGGGTGTTGTTCGAGGGCTACCTGCCGGCCGGCGCCGCGCAGTCGGTGACGATCGAGGCCGGCGACCTGCCGGCGGGGGTGTATGTGTACCGGGTGGAGGCGGCCGGCGGGGTGGTTGCCGGGAAGGTGGTGCTGAGGCGGTAG